Proteins encoded together in one uncultured Flavobacterium sp. window:
- a CDS encoding ABC transporter permease codes for MNRLISIELQKIWKNKASKVLTLTYFILLSFIALIASIKFDIGPFKFHLAEMGIFNFPYIWHFNTYIAAWLKFFLAIVIVSMMANEYSYGTLKQNLIDGLSKKEFILSKFLTVVLFALCSTVFVFVMSLLLGFSFSSYTELDVVFMNLDYLLAFFVKLIGFFSFCLFLGILVKRSAFALGFLLVWSIIEGILKGLLAFKIFPNSNTGDYIMQFLPLEAMSNLIIEPFSRLSVVRSIGTQMGVENVKDYGVHYLSILIVLIWTFLFVYFSYKLLKNRDL; via the coding sequence ATGAACAGACTTATATCTATAGAATTACAAAAAATCTGGAAAAATAAAGCCAGTAAAGTACTTACACTAACCTATTTCATTTTACTTTCGTTTATTGCATTAATCGCATCGATAAAATTTGACATTGGTCCTTTTAAATTTCATTTGGCAGAAATGGGAATATTTAATTTTCCATATATCTGGCATTTCAATACTTATATCGCAGCATGGTTAAAATTTTTCCTTGCCATTGTTATTGTTTCCATGATGGCAAATGAATATAGTTATGGTACATTAAAGCAAAATTTAATTGACGGTTTAAGCAAAAAAGAATTCATTTTATCAAAATTCCTGACGGTGGTTCTTTTTGCATTATGCTCAACAGTTTTTGTATTTGTAATGAGTTTATTGTTAGGTTTTAGCTTTTCATCTTATACAGAACTTGACGTTGTTTTTATGAATTTAGATTATCTGTTGGCATTTTTTGTAAAACTAATTGGTTTCTTTTCTTTCTGTTTATTTTTAGGAATTTTAGTAAAACGCTCGGCTTTTGCTTTAGGTTTTCTTTTGGTTTGGAGTATAATTGAAGGAATTCTAAAAGGTCTTTTGGCTTTTAAAATTTTCCCAAACAGCAATACAGGTGATTATATCATGCAGTTTCTTCCATTAGAAGCAATGTCTAACTTAATCATTGAACCATTTTCAAGACTTTCTGTAGTAAGAAGCATAGGCACTCAAATGGGTGTGGAAAACGTTAAAGATTATGGCGTTCACTACCTTTCAATTTTGATTGTTTTAATCTGGACTTTCCTATTCGTGTATTTTTCTTACAAATTATTAAAAAATCGAGATTTATAG
- a CDS encoding metallophosphoesterase: protein MKLFLDNHFIAMIKTYSLAIVVLLLVYSCATHKAQYGKDVRTNQAENAIDTIKIAHTFYLVGDAGNADEEQAQQTLELLHQKLKKSNKKATLLFLGDNIYPKGFPSNDNASDKALAETKLTNQLKLTDGFKGKTIFIPGNHDWYNGIKGLERQADFVTKYLNDKKAFLPRKSCPIESTKIDSTTTLVAIDSEWFLEDWDNHPTINDNCDIKTREDFFTELESVLNKNQEKTIVLAIHHPLMSNGSHGGQYSLEKQLFPLEQKIPLPIIGSVINLLRKTSGANPQDIQNKEYTIFTKRIKTLLQGQKNVIVVSGHDHNLQFVNKENIKQIISGAGSKSEAARAINPTEFSYGGNGYATLTLFKNGDAKVTFFGNENNKEKQLFEHEVIKAKEINWTNDIPNNFPPKITTSIYSEKMTQKSFIHKFLFGNHYRKYYSLPIETKTATLDTLMGGLKPIREGGGHQSISLRMSDSKGREYVMRAMKKSATAFLQSVAFKDQYVVNEFEDTYAEDFLLDFYTTSHPYTPFAVGSMANKLGILHTNPVLYYIPKQNSLKEFNSNFGDELYMVEERPSDNFLDAKNFGNPTNIISTDDMMRNLHKDEKYSVDENEYIKARLFDMLIGDWDRHSDQWRWAEHKIGDKVIYKPIPRDRDQAFSKYDGTLLSLLMNIPALRHQRTFKSKIDNVKWINREPYPQDLALLKTAEEKDWIAQAKFIQDNLSDKDIDDAFKNLPKEAQDETIEDIKQKLRSRKKELQEYASTYFDVLSHTVMIAGTDKKDKFVINHNAKKSLEIQVFRVKKEGDELVYTKTVTDAKTSNLWIYGLDDSDEFQVIGKEKSNIKIRLIGGQNNDTYNIENGKRVIVYDFKSKKNTYNLDSKTRTQLTDDYDVNLYNYEKPKYNVVSGLPSIGYNPDDGVKVGFNLNYTVNNFKQNPYTQRHVLNGFYYFATGGFEFDYAAHFPGLLGKWVIDVESQYTTPNFAMNYFGYGNETVNNTDAFGMDYNRVRIQKFNVAGAIRHVGRYGSEFSIQPMLQQMRVEETENRFINTPNIIDPMVFDRQVYGGMKVKYHFKNADFVAKPTLGVFFMISTTWMMNLKETKQNFPTLESYLGLTHKIDHNGKLVLATYLKGKAVLNNNYEFYQGASLGGDTDLRGYRNERFLGSSYFSQSSDLRFTIGKIQRTVAPLTYGILGGFDYGRIWLDSESSKKWHQDYGGGLWINAINVLTARISYFKSPDETGRLIFGAAYSF from the coding sequence ATGAAATTGTTTTTGGATAATCATTTTATTGCTATGATTAAAACTTATTCTTTAGCAATAGTTGTATTGTTACTTGTTTATTCGTGCGCCACGCATAAAGCGCAATATGGGAAAGATGTTAGAACCAACCAAGCGGAAAACGCAATTGATACTATAAAAATTGCCCACACTTTTTACTTAGTTGGAGACGCCGGAAATGCTGACGAAGAACAAGCTCAACAAACACTGGAACTGTTGCACCAAAAGCTAAAAAAATCCAATAAAAAAGCTACTTTATTATTTTTAGGAGATAATATTTACCCTAAGGGTTTTCCTTCAAATGACAACGCTTCAGATAAGGCTTTGGCCGAAACGAAACTTACTAATCAATTAAAACTGACTGACGGATTTAAAGGAAAAACAATTTTTATTCCAGGAAATCATGATTGGTACAACGGCATCAAAGGTCTGGAACGTCAGGCAGATTTTGTAACTAAATATCTAAACGATAAAAAAGCATTCTTACCACGAAAAAGCTGTCCCATTGAAAGCACCAAAATAGACAGTACTACAACTCTCGTTGCTATTGACAGTGAATGGTTTCTTGAAGACTGGGATAATCATCCAACTATAAACGACAATTGTGACATTAAAACCAGAGAAGATTTTTTTACTGAACTGGAAAGTGTCTTAAATAAAAATCAGGAAAAAACAATAGTTCTGGCTATTCATCATCCTTTGATGAGTAATGGATCTCATGGTGGGCAATATTCTTTAGAAAAACAATTATTTCCGTTAGAGCAGAAAATTCCGCTTCCGATAATTGGCTCTGTTATCAATTTACTCCGAAAAACTTCTGGAGCTAATCCGCAGGATATTCAAAATAAAGAATATACAATCTTTACAAAGAGAATTAAAACGCTTTTACAAGGTCAAAAAAACGTAATTGTAGTTTCAGGACACGATCATAATTTACAGTTTGTAAACAAAGAAAATATCAAACAAATAATTAGTGGCGCCGGATCAAAATCTGAAGCGGCAAGAGCTATAAATCCAACTGAATTCTCTTATGGCGGAAATGGTTATGCAACACTTACTTTATTTAAAAATGGCGACGCAAAAGTGACTTTTTTTGGAAATGAAAATAATAAAGAAAAACAACTTTTTGAACACGAAGTTATAAAAGCAAAAGAAATTAATTGGACTAATGACATTCCAAATAATTTCCCTCCAAAAATCACAACTTCAATCTATTCTGAAAAAATGACTCAGAAGAGTTTTATCCATAAATTCTTATTCGGGAATCATTACAGAAAATATTATAGTTTACCTATTGAAACCAAAACAGCAACTCTGGATACTTTAATGGGCGGTCTGAAACCTATTCGCGAAGGCGGAGGACATCAATCAATTTCTTTGCGAATGTCTGATTCTAAAGGAAGAGAATATGTAATGCGTGCGATGAAAAAAAGTGCTACCGCATTTTTACAGTCTGTTGCCTTTAAAGATCAATATGTTGTAAATGAATTTGAAGACACTTATGCCGAGGATTTTCTATTGGATTTCTACACTACATCTCATCCATACACTCCATTTGCAGTTGGCAGCATGGCCAATAAATTGGGCATTTTGCATACAAATCCTGTTTTATATTATATTCCGAAACAAAATAGTTTAAAAGAGTTTAATTCGAATTTTGGAGACGAATTATATATGGTTGAAGAAAGACCTTCTGATAATTTCTTAGATGCTAAAAACTTCGGAAATCCAACCAATATTATTAGTACGGATGATATGATGAGAAACCTTCATAAGGATGAAAAATATAGCGTTGATGAAAATGAATATATAAAAGCGCGTTTATTTGATATGCTTATTGGCGATTGGGACAGACATAGCGATCAATGGCGTTGGGCAGAACATAAAATTGGGGATAAAGTTATATATAAACCTATCCCGCGTGACCGTGATCAGGCTTTCTCTAAATATGACGGAACTTTGCTTTCTCTTTTAATGAACATTCCTGCACTTCGTCATCAGCGAACTTTTAAAAGTAAAATTGACAACGTAAAATGGATCAACAGGGAACCTTATCCTCAGGATTTAGCTCTTTTGAAAACAGCTGAAGAAAAAGATTGGATTGCTCAGGCAAAATTTATTCAGGATAATTTATCAGATAAAGACATTGATGATGCTTTTAAAAACTTACCAAAGGAAGCTCAGGATGAAACGATTGAAGATATAAAACAAAAATTAAGAAGCAGAAAAAAAGAACTGCAAGAATATGCTTCTACTTATTTTGATGTTTTAAGTCATACGGTAATGATTGCAGGAACTGATAAAAAAGACAAGTTTGTCATCAATCATAATGCAAAGAAAAGTCTTGAAATTCAAGTTTTCCGCGTTAAAAAAGAAGGTGATGAATTAGTATATACCAAAACGGTTACTGATGCAAAAACTTCAAATTTATGGATTTATGGTTTAGATGATTCAGATGAATTTCAGGTTATTGGAAAAGAGAAATCAAATATCAAAATCCGTTTAATTGGTGGTCAGAATAATGATACTTATAATATCGAAAACGGAAAAAGAGTTATTGTATATGATTTCAAATCAAAAAAGAACACTTATAATCTTGATTCGAAAACCAGAACGCAATTAACGGATGATTATGATGTAAACTTGTATAACTACGAAAAACCTAAATATAATGTAGTTTCAGGTCTTCCTAGTATTGGCTATAATCCTGATGATGGCGTAAAAGTTGGTTTCAACTTAAATTATACGGTTAACAATTTTAAGCAGAATCCATATACACAAAGACATGTTTTAAACGGTTTCTATTATTTTGCAACCGGAGGTTTCGAATTTGATTATGCAGCACATTTTCCTGGATTGTTGGGTAAATGGGTTATTGATGTCGAATCACAATATACGACTCCAAATTTTGCCATGAATTATTTTGGATATGGAAATGAAACCGTAAATAACACAGATGCATTCGGAATGGATTACAATCGGGTTCGTATTCAGAAGTTTAATGTTGCAGGTGCTATTAGACATGTTGGGCGTTACGGAAGCGAATTTAGTATTCAGCCCATGTTGCAGCAAATGAGAGTTGAAGAAACGGAAAATAGGTTTATTAACACCCCAAATATTATAGATCCAATGGTTTTTGACCGTCAGGTTTATGGTGGTATGAAAGTAAAATATCACTTTAAAAATGCTGACTTTGTTGCGAAACCTACTCTAGGTGTATTTTTTATGATCTCGACAACCTGGATGATGAATTTGAAGGAAACAAAACAAAACTTCCCAACTCTGGAAAGTTACTTAGGATTGACTCATAAAATTGACCATAACGGAAAATTAGTATTGGCAACTTATTTAAAAGGAAAAGCAGTTTTAAATAATAATTATGAATTCTATCAAGGTGCCTCTTTAGGTGGCGACACTGATTTGCGTGGTTATAGAAACGAACGATTTTTAGGAAGTTCTTATTTTTCTCAAAGTTCTGATTTACGTTTTACTATTGGTAAAATTCAGCGTACTGTAGCTCCATTGACTTATGGAATCTTAGGTGGTTTTGATTATGGAAGAATTTGGCTTGACAGCGAAAGTTCCAAAAAATGGCATCAGGATTATGGTGGCGGACTTTGGATAAATGCTATTAATGTTTTAACAGCAAGGATCTCTTACTTTAAATCTCCTGATGAAACTGGAAGGCTTATTTTTGGAGCGGCTTATAGCTTCTAG
- a CDS encoding ATP-binding cassette domain-containing protein produces the protein METILTIENLSKRYGRIQALKDVSFKIQKGRVYGILGPNGSGKSTTLGIVLNVVNRTSGNYSWFDGKIQTHEALKKVGAIIERPNFYPYMTAEENLKLVCKIKSINYSKINEKLDLVGLTERKDSKFSTFSLGMKQRLAIASALLNDPEILILDEPTNGLDPQGIHQIRDIIKKIASQGTTILLASHLLDEVEKVCSDVIVLRKGEILYSGSVDGMSANEGFFELQANDNLALKLVLQNHESVDRITEEDGKIMVYLKSDLSASELNSYLFSKEITLSHLVKRKNSLEAQFLELTKNATIKSN, from the coding sequence TTGGAAACCATACTTACCATTGAGAATCTTAGTAAAAGATACGGCCGAATTCAAGCCTTAAAAGATGTATCTTTTAAAATACAAAAAGGCCGTGTTTACGGTATTTTAGGACCAAACGGAAGTGGAAAATCAACCACTTTAGGAATTGTATTGAATGTTGTAAACAGAACTTCGGGCAATTACAGCTGGTTTGACGGAAAAATACAAACTCACGAAGCCTTAAAAAAAGTAGGTGCAATTATAGAAAGACCTAACTTTTACCCTTACATGACTGCCGAGGAAAACCTGAAATTGGTTTGTAAAATAAAAAGTATCAATTATTCTAAGATAAATGAAAAGCTGGATCTTGTTGGCTTAACAGAAAGAAAGGACAGCAAATTCAGTACTTTTTCGTTAGGAATGAAACAACGTTTGGCCATTGCGTCGGCACTTTTAAATGATCCCGAAATTTTGATTTTAGATGAGCCTACAAATGGTTTAGATCCGCAGGGAATTCATCAGATTCGAGATATTATTAAAAAAATTGCTTCGCAGGGAACAACTATTTTATTGGCTTCGCATTTATTAGACGAAGTCGAAAAAGTATGTTCGGATGTTATTGTTTTAAGAAAAGGCGAAATTCTATATTCCGGTTCAGTTGATGGAATGTCTGCCAATGAAGGTTTCTTTGAACTTCAGGCTAATGATAATTTAGCACTGAAATTGGTTTTACAAAATCATGAATCTGTGGATAGAATCACGGAGGAAGATGGAAAAATCATGGTTTATTTAAAATCAGATTTATCGGCTTCAGAACTAAACTCGTATTTATTTTCTAAAGAAATCACTTTGAGTCATTTAGTAAAACGTAAAAACAGTCTTGAAGCACAATTTTTAGAATTAACCAAAAACGCTACTATCAAATCTAACTAA
- a CDS encoding GAF domain-containing protein, whose protein sequence is MDIHLYNESPFKTIITFHKLIESFEEIALSDVDYRANYAKAILKEIEPLPELRTGIHDYSIITKNEALIKNLLADLFPTALTHNEIKAITIPFQNLSFNYTERFKKILSNAGSEFDMEIRDFDDHQFYINNCCLILSAYYKQKLDFNKPFFYDIPDENGVEKHYRILYNADFMEIIPTENSVQLTQEDIDLLIDNYGDIELWKSKFPKGSWTLKGFGIVSLFDATTESAISNLKSNLLKPDSNAGPTNEIISGIFKSIFKIPDLQVGFIVYNPEEEKFVRPVKFDTQLQSFLLSNDQEVDCKNAFFGCTFEKLLNNKEPLVISNVKKFIEESPHIKLGEHLLKQGIQSCVFAPVIKDGHLLGVVELVSPHPKDLNSVNATKLELVLPYLTDTIDRYNTDMQHQIEAIIQREYTTIHPSVYWKFKRESQNYFLNTNHTKDYIFKEISFKNVYPLYGQIDIKGSSEHRNETVKRDLKNQLTAILEIFESQDPNTNLVLLEQRKFELESFREELDSPLKADTEQHIQRYIEEEIHPLLKNTKETEKSQKLEREYFESLDEKTGLFYKERKKFDNAMSIINKKLASVLDKKQVEAQQIYPHYYERFKTDGVEHNLYIGASIAPTKPFDIMYLHNLRLWQLQTLCEMELEHHQLKESLPYELDVTSLILVFSVPLSIRFRMDEKRFDVDGTYNARYEVVKKRIDKSNIKGTKDRITEKEKITIVYSQNSEEAEYLKYIKYLQHKKILEPSIEQFEVEDLQGVSGLRAIRVKVINNTANSTAKKITYQDLLDELN, encoded by the coding sequence ATGGATATTCATTTATACAACGAAAGTCCTTTTAAAACTATCATAACATTTCATAAGCTTATAGAATCTTTTGAAGAAATTGCTTTATCAGATGTAGATTACCGTGCTAACTATGCCAAAGCCATTCTAAAAGAAATAGAACCATTACCTGAATTAAGAACTGGCATTCACGATTATTCTATTATTACAAAAAATGAAGCTTTAATCAAAAATCTATTAGCCGATTTATTCCCTACTGCTTTAACGCACAATGAGATAAAAGCAATTACAATTCCTTTTCAAAATTTATCTTTCAATTATACAGAACGCTTCAAAAAGATTCTAAGCAATGCAGGATCTGAATTTGATATGGAAATTCGTGACTTCGACGATCATCAATTCTATATCAATAACTGTTGCTTGATTTTAAGTGCATACTACAAACAGAAACTAGATTTTAATAAACCCTTTTTCTACGATATTCCCGATGAAAATGGTGTTGAAAAACATTATCGTATTTTATATAATGCCGATTTTATGGAAATCATTCCAACAGAAAATTCGGTACAATTAACTCAGGAAGATATTGATTTATTAATAGATAATTACGGCGATATTGAACTATGGAAATCAAAATTTCCTAAAGGAAGCTGGACTTTAAAAGGTTTCGGGATTGTTTCTTTGTTTGATGCCACTACAGAAAGTGCGATTTCGAACTTAAAAAGTAACTTATTAAAACCAGATTCTAATGCTGGCCCAACTAACGAAATTATATCAGGTATTTTTAAATCAATTTTTAAAATTCCTGATCTGCAAGTTGGTTTTATCGTTTACAATCCTGAGGAAGAAAAATTTGTCAGACCTGTAAAATTTGATACGCAATTGCAGAGTTTCCTACTTTCTAATGATCAGGAAGTAGATTGCAAAAATGCTTTTTTTGGATGTACATTCGAAAAATTATTAAATAATAAGGAACCTTTGGTAATTTCTAATGTAAAAAAATTCATTGAGGAATCACCACATATAAAGTTGGGCGAACATTTATTAAAACAAGGAATTCAGAGTTGCGTTTTTGCTCCGGTTATAAAAGATGGACATTTACTGGGCGTTGTCGAGTTAGTTTCTCCGCATCCCAAAGATTTAAATAGTGTAAATGCTACTAAACTTGAATTGGTTCTACCCTATTTAACAGATACAATTGATCGTTACAATACTGATATGCAACATCAGATTGAAGCTATTATTCAGCGGGAGTATACTACAATTCATCCAAGTGTATATTGGAAATTTAAACGGGAATCTCAAAATTACTTTCTGAATACAAACCACACTAAAGATTATATTTTTAAAGAAATCTCTTTTAAAAATGTATATCCTTTATATGGACAAATTGATATTAAAGGTTCATCTGAACACAGAAATGAAACGGTTAAAAGAGACCTTAAAAATCAATTGACTGCCATTTTAGAAATTTTTGAATCTCAGGATCCTAATACTAATCTGGTACTGCTGGAACAAAGAAAATTTGAATTAGAATCGTTTCGGGAAGAATTAGATTCTCCATTAAAAGCAGATACTGAACAACATATTCAGCGTTACATCGAAGAAGAAATTCATCCGCTTTTGAAGAATACAAAAGAAACTGAAAAGAGCCAAAAACTGGAACGTGAGTATTTTGAAAGTCTGGACGAAAAAACAGGATTGTTTTATAAGGAAAGAAAGAAGTTTGATAATGCAATGTCTATTATCAATAAAAAACTAGCATCGGTTCTGGACAAAAAACAAGTCGAAGCACAACAAATATATCCGCATTACTACGAGCGTTTCAAAACTGATGGTGTTGAACATAATCTATACATTGGAGCTTCTATTGCGCCTACAAAGCCTTTTGACATTATGTATTTGCACAATTTACGTTTGTGGCAATTACAGACTTTATGCGAAATGGAATTGGAACATCATCAATTAAAGGAATCGCTTCCGTATGAATTGGATGTGACTTCGCTGATTTTAGTGTTTAGTGTGCCGCTTTCGATTCGTTTTAGAATGGATGAAAAACGTTTTGATGTTGACGGAACTTATAATGCCAGATATGAAGTGGTAAAAAAACGTATCGATAAATCGAACATTAAAGGCACTAAAGACCGCATTACCGAGAAAGAGAAAATCACAATTGTATATTCTCAAAACAGTGAAGAAGCTGAATATTTAAAATATATTAAGTATTTGCAACACAAGAAAATTCTTGAACCTTCTATCGAGCAATTCGAGGTCGAAGATCTTCAGGGAGTTTCGGGTTTAAGAGCTATTCGGGTAAAAGTTATAAATAATACGGCTAATTCTACTGCAAAAAAAATTACCTATCAGGATTTACTAGATGAACTTAATTAA
- a CDS encoding Pycsar system effector family protein, with protein sequence MNLIEQSEDFVSNLLKDKLSNLYSYHNFNHTLTVVNAVKELSKKEEVKGDEKELLIVAAWFHDTGYVEGYENHEQESVKIATAFLKEKGQSDEFIANVSSLILATVKEYIPKTHLEKILKDADFAHLMGAEYATTCELLRVELKNTWNLNFSNAEWAKENLNFLMNKHRFYTDYAQRKWQPLKEKNLLVVQKKIEKQEKKEADKIEKENKNRDKVEKPDRGVDTLFRVTLGNHTRLSGIADSKANILLSVNAIIISIALSSIIPKLDSPKNAHLVIPTFIMLISSVTTIIFAILSTRPKVTTGVFTREDIEAKKINLLFFGNFYKMPLAEYDWAMNEMMKDRDYLYSTMIKDLYYLGLVLQRKYTLLRIAYNLFMTGLIITVIAFIIAFKSI encoded by the coding sequence ATGAATCTAATAGAACAATCCGAAGACTTCGTTAGTAATTTACTCAAAGATAAACTTTCTAATTTATATTCTTACCATAATTTTAACCATACTTTAACAGTTGTAAATGCTGTAAAAGAGCTGTCTAAAAAAGAAGAAGTTAAGGGAGATGAAAAAGAACTTCTTATAGTTGCCGCCTGGTTTCATGATACAGGTTATGTAGAAGGTTATGAAAACCATGAGCAGGAAAGTGTAAAAATTGCTACAGCTTTTTTGAAAGAAAAAGGACAATCTGACGAATTTATTGCTAACGTTTCGAGTTTGATTCTCGCAACGGTTAAGGAATATATCCCAAAAACACATTTAGAAAAAATACTTAAAGATGCTGATTTTGCGCACCTAATGGGAGCTGAATATGCAACTACTTGCGAATTATTGCGCGTCGAATTAAAAAACACCTGGAATCTAAATTTTTCTAATGCCGAATGGGCAAAGGAAAATTTGAATTTCCTGATGAACAAACATCGTTTTTATACTGATTATGCGCAGCGAAAATGGCAGCCATTAAAAGAGAAAAACCTACTTGTTGTTCAGAAGAAAATTGAAAAACAAGAAAAGAAAGAGGCAGATAAAATAGAAAAAGAAAACAAAAATAGAGATAAAGTTGAAAAACCAGATCGTGGTGTAGACACTTTGTTTCGTGTTACTTTGGGAAATCACACTCGCTTAAGCGGAATTGCTGATAGTAAAGCGAATATCTTATTGTCTGTAAATGCAATTATTATCTCGATTGCACTTTCGTCGATTATTCCAAAATTAGACAGTCCGAAAAATGCACATTTAGTGATTCCAACTTTTATAATGTTGATTTCCAGTGTTACTACAATAATATTTGCCATACTTTCTACAAGACCCAAGGTAACAACAGGAGTTTTTACCCGGGAAGATATCGAAGCTAAAAAGATAAACTTATTGTTTTTTGGGAATTTCTACAAAATGCCATTGGCAGAGTACGATTGGGCAATGAACGAAATGATGAAGGATCGGGATTATTTATACTCGACAATGATCAAGGATTTGTATTATTTGGGATTAGTTTTGCAGCGCAAATATACTTTGTTGCGCATTGCATATAATCTTTTTATGACTGGGTTGATTATTACGGTAATCGCTTTTATAATTGCATTCAAATCGATTTAA